The following are from one region of the Rattus rattus isolate New Zealand chromosome 13, Rrattus_CSIRO_v1, whole genome shotgun sequence genome:
- the Mmrn2 gene encoding multimerin-2 produces MILTLLLGLAGYLSWGLLGSWAQDPGSRFSNPNRLSVPEGWRIGADDDTSRDPSQRNWCPYQKSRLVTFVAACKTEKFLVHSQQPCPQGAPDCQRVKVMYRVAQKPVYQVQQKVLMSVDWRCCPGFQGPDCQDHHPTANPEPTEASGKLQETWDSLDGFEPGHPVTEFNEIKAPQEHLLQNLQNDAQPVEDGFPGPWEAPSSNLTAAMTEANLTEFEFPGRTSKHLLQPHIDAFLEAHFSPIWKSFNESLQSLFQAIRNLSLDVEANHRAIKMIQEGTVARADFQELGAKFEAKVQQNNQRLGQLWQDVEGQLHAQRRSVHHALSEVQAEVSTKLKQLVKAQELPGANGSLAVASAARPEPESLQARLGQLQRNLSALHMVTNQREEELRGTLKDMDSVLKQHTDEIKELYSESDETFDQISKVERQVEELLVNHTGLRELRVILMEKSLIMEENKEEMERQLLDLNLTLQHLQAAHADLIKYVKDCNCRRVYSDMDVIPEGRRDAMHTLEEIQVSPDEQHQLDGSYLQALQSTVDAMSSALDAYRGEGERARAERARMRTQLRALDHAVEALKTAANGTRKEIRLLHGSFAALLEDALRHQAVLAALFGEEMVDEMSEEPPRPLPLNYEQIRLALQDAASGLQEQAVGWEDLATRVEALEKAAGGFVEQHPRSAEGLEPSHDFGREEETKALGDLEQEIQRLSSDVKQMGQCCEASWALNGSLEDLHSALSDTQHSLRQHQQLFRGLFHNFQGLLASNTSLDLGKLQAMLSKKDKKQQKGPGESRKRDKKQVVMSADAQAKGLELWEAGSPVAFYASSSEEATALQMVKFNATSVSVGGGYFPEHGYFRAPKRGIYLFAVSVTFGPGPGMGQLVFEGHRRVPVYSAEQRGESTATTFAMAELQKGERVWFELIQGSVTKGSRPGTAFGGFLMFKT; encoded by the exons ATGATCCTGACACTGCTGCTGGGCCTTGCGGGGTACCTGAGCTGGGGACTGCTGGGGTCCTGGGCGCAGGACCCTGGTTCCAGGTTCTCCAACCCCAATAGGCTCAGCGTGCCTGAAGGCTGGAGAATAGGGGCTGACGACGATACCAGCAGAGACCCCAGCCAACG GAACTGGTGTCCTTACCAGAAGTCCAGGCTGGTCACCTTTGTAGCTGCCTGCAAAACAGAGAAATTCCTGGTTCATTCACAACAGCCATGTCCACAGGGCGCTCCTGACTGCCAGAGAGTCAAAGTCAT GTATCGAGTGGCCCAGAAGCCAGTGTACCAGGTCCAGCAGAAGGTGCTGATGTCTGTGGACTGGAGGTGCTGCCCAGGGTTCCAGGGTCCAGACTGCCAGGACCATC ATCCCACAGCAAACCCCGAGCCCACAGAGGCAAGTGGTAAACTCCAGGAGACTTGGGACTCGTTGGATGGCTTTGAACCTG GTCACCCTGTCACAGAGTTTAATGAGATTAAGGCGCCACAGGAACACCTGCTTCAGAATCTCCAGAATGATGCCCAGCCAGTAGAAGATGGCTTTCCAGGCCCTTGGGAGGCCCCGTCCAGCAACCTCACAGCTGCAATGACAGAAGCCAATCTGACAGAATTCG AGTTTCCTGGCAGGACATCGAAACATCTGCTGCAGCCCCATATCGATGCATTCCTGGAAGCACACTTCAGTCCCATCTGGAAGAGCTTCAACGAGAGCTTACAGAGCCTCTTCCAGGCCATCAGAAACCTGTCTCTTGATGTGGAGGCCAATCACCGGGCCATCAAGATGATCCAGGAGGGCACCGTGGCTAGGGCTGACTTCCAAGAGCTTGGtgccaagtttgaggccaaggtCCAGCAGAATAACCAGAGACTGGGCCAGCTGTGGCAGGATGTGGAGGGCCAGCTGCACGCCCAGCGCCGATCCGTGCATCACGCCCTCTCTGAGGTCCAGGCTGAGGTGAGCACCAAGTTAAAGCAGCTTGTTAAAGCTCAGGAACTTCCGGGGGCCAACGGCAGCCTGGCGGTGGCATCTGCGGCAAGGCCAGAGCCAGAGAGCCTGCAGGCCAGACTGGGGCAGCTGCAGAGAAACCTCTCTGCTCTGCACATGGTCACTaaccagagggaggaggagttgCGGGGCACCCTCAAGGACATGGACAGCGTCCTGAAGCAGCACACGGATGAAATCAAGGAGCTCTATTCTGAATCGGATGAGACCTTCGACCAGATCAGCAAAgtagagaggcaggtggaggagCTGCTGGTGAACCACACGGGGCTTCGAGAGCTACGAGTGATCCTAATGGAGAAGTCCCTGATCATGGAGGAGAACAAAGAGGAGATGGAGCGGCAACTCTTGGACCTCAACCTCACTCTGCAGCATCTGCAGGCAGCTCATGCAGATCTTATCAAATATGTCAAGGACTGCAACTGCCGAAGGGTCTACTCTGACATGGACGTCATCCCGGAGGGTCGCAGGGATGCCATGCACACCCTAGAGGAGATCCAAGTAAGCCCGGACGAACAGCACCAGCTAGACGGTTCTTATTTGCAGGCCTTGCAAAGCACTGTAGACGCCATGTCTTCGGCATTGGATGCCTACAGAGGAGAGGGTGAACGGGCCCGGGCTGAGAGGGCCCGGATGCGGACCCAGCTGCGGGCTCTGGACCACGCTGTGGAAGCACTGAAGACCGCGGCGAACGGGACCCGCAAAGAGATACGCCTGCTGCATGGCTCCTTCGCAGCCCTACTGGAGGATGCACTGCGACATCAGGCCGTGCTGGCCGCACTCTTCGGGGAGGAGATGGTAGACGAGATGTCGGAGGAGCCTCCTCGCCCTCTGCCCCTGAATTATGAGCAGATCCGCCTGGCCCTGCAGGACGCCGCCAGTGGGCTGCAGGAGCAGGCGGTTGGTTGGGAGGACTTGGCCACTCGGGTGGAGGCTTTGGAGAAGGCCGCAGGTGGCTTTGTGGAGCAGCACCCACGGTCGGCAGAGGGACTTGAGCCCAGCCACGActttgggagagaggaggaaaccaAGGCTTTGGGGGACCTGGAGCAGGAGATTCAGCGCCTGAGCTCGGATGTCAAGCAGATGGGGCAGTGCTGCGAGGCCTCCTGGGCCCTCAATGGCTCCCTTGAAGACCTACACAGCGCGCTCTCTGACACCCAGCACAGCCTGAGACAGCACCAGCAGCTCTTCCGTGGCCTCTTCCACAACTTCCAAGGGCTGTTGGCAAGCAACACCAGCCTAGACCTGGGTAAGCTGCAGGCCATGCTGAGTAAGAAAGACAAGAAGCAACAGAAAGGCCCGGGAGAATCCCGGAAGAGGGATAAGAAACAAGTAGTGATGTCTGCAGATGCGCAGGCCAAAGGTCTGGAGCTCTGGGAAGCAG GCTCCCCTGTGGCCTTCTATGCCAGTTCTTCAGAAGAGGCCACCGCTCTGCAGATGGTGAAGTTCAACGCTACATCCGTCAGCGTGGGCGGCGGCTACTTCCCCGAACACGGCTACTTCCGAGCTCCCAAACGTGGCATCTACCTGTTTGCAGTGAGCGTTACATTTGGTCCAGGCCCCGGAATGGGGCAGCTGGTATTTGAAGGGCATCGCCGGGTTCCAGTCTACAGTGCGGAACAGAGGGGTGAGAGCACAGCCACTACCTTTGCTATGGCAGAGCTGCAAAAGGGTGAGAGGGTGTGGTTTGAGCTAATCCAAGGGTCGGTGACAAAGGGGAGCCGGCCAGGCACTGCGTTTGGAGGCTTCCTGATGTTCAAGACCTGA